A stretch of the Triticum dicoccoides isolate Atlit2015 ecotype Zavitan unplaced genomic scaffold, WEW_v2.0 scaffold51229, whole genome shotgun sequence genome encodes the following:
- the LOC119346804 gene encoding non-specific lipid-transfer protein 4.1-like — translation MSLLICAAHANEPHSTARYACLVDQWAQPNIQPSPKCFNIPSNLIQHPATNIYALAHTNRIYPCGRNTCHNHSVQFTYYKWYHIFKLVLVAMVAAMLLVACDAAISCGQVTSALSPCISYARGNGANPPAACCSGVRSLAGAARSTADKQAACKCIKNAAGGLNAGKAAGVPSKCGVSVPYAISSSVDCSKIR, via the coding sequence ATGTCGTTATTAATCTGCGCTGCACACGCTAACGAACCACACTCCACCGCTAGGTATGCATGCTTGGTCGATCAATGGGCCCAACCCAACATCCAACCGTCTCCCAAATGCTTTAATATACCCAGCAACCTAATCCAACATCCAGCGACAAACATTTATGCATTGGCTCACACCAATCGAATTTATCCCTGTGGACGCAATACTTGCCACAATCATAGTGTACAGTTTACTTACTACAAATGGTATCACATATTTAAGCTCGTGCTGGTCGCCATGGTGGCCGCTATGCTCCTCGTAGCCTGCGATGCGGCGATATCCTGCGGTCAGGTGACCTCTGCCTTGAGCCCCTGCATCTCCTATGCACGCGGCAATGGCGCCAACCCGCCTGCGGCCTGCTGCAGCGGCGTCAGGAGTCTGGCCGGTGCAGCCCGGAGCACCGCTGACAAGCAAGCAGCGTGCAAGTGCATCAAGAACGCTGCTGGTGGGCTCAACGCTGGCAAGGCCGCCGGCGTCCCTTCAAAGTGCGGCGTCAGCGTCCCCTACGCCATCAGCTCATCTGTGGACTGTTCTAAGATTCGTTGA